In one Paraburkholderia azotifigens genomic region, the following are encoded:
- a CDS encoding ABC transporter permease: MAQLSMNPTNRATLQKLGPFIALLVIAVALSIVSHNFLTVDNLLNVMRQASINALIAFGMTLVILLGGIDLSAGSVLALSSVIIASLLTMGTPAAVATLAGLVAGGLMGFVNGLVISKGKVAPFIATLGSMTVLRGLALVVSNGSPLSSFNSDFFSLLGGGYVARLVPIPVVLMLVMFAVFWVLLRKTVFGRHIYATGGNAESARLSGVKVDRIQLYVYTISGVMAALAGVVLTSRLNSAQPTAGTGYELDAIAAVVLGGTSLTGGRGWIFGTLVGALLIGVLNNGLNLLDVSSFYQQVIKGGVILLAVLIDRGNKKA, encoded by the coding sequence ATGGCTCAACTGAGTATGAACCCGACCAACCGTGCGACGCTGCAGAAGCTCGGGCCTTTCATCGCCCTGCTCGTCATCGCCGTCGCGCTCTCCATCGTCAGTCACAACTTTCTGACCGTCGATAATCTGCTGAACGTGATGCGCCAGGCGTCGATCAATGCGCTGATCGCTTTCGGCATGACGCTCGTGATCCTGCTGGGCGGCATTGATCTGTCTGCCGGCTCGGTGCTGGCGCTGTCTTCGGTGATCATCGCGAGCCTGCTGACGATGGGCACGCCCGCCGCCGTCGCGACGCTCGCCGGACTCGTCGCGGGTGGGCTGATGGGCTTCGTGAACGGGCTCGTGATCAGCAAGGGCAAGGTGGCGCCGTTCATTGCGACCCTCGGTTCGATGACGGTGCTGCGCGGCCTTGCGCTCGTCGTGTCGAACGGCAGTCCGCTCAGCAGCTTCAATAGCGACTTCTTTTCGCTGCTCGGCGGCGGGTACGTTGCGCGCCTCGTGCCGATTCCCGTCGTGCTGATGCTCGTGATGTTTGCCGTGTTCTGGGTGCTGCTGCGCAAGACCGTGTTCGGCCGCCACATCTACGCGACGGGCGGCAATGCGGAATCGGCGCGGCTCTCCGGCGTGAAAGTCGATCGCATCCAGCTCTACGTGTACACGATCTCGGGTGTCATGGCGGCACTCGCCGGTGTCGTGCTGACCTCGCGCCTGAACTCCGCACAGCCGACGGCAGGCACGGGCTACGAGCTCGACGCGATCGCCGCTGTCGTGCTTGGCGGGACGAGTCTGACGGGCGGGCGCGGCTGGATTTTCGGCACGCTTGTCGGCGCGCTGCTGATCGGTGTGCTGAACAACGGCCTGAACCTGCTCGACGTGTCGTCGTTCTATCAGCAGGTCATCAAGGGCGGCGTGATTCTGCTCGCCGTGCTGATCGACCGCGGCAACAAGAAAGCCTGA
- the rbsB gene encoding ribose ABC transporter substrate-binding protein RbsB, with the protein MQKTVSPRFSKLFAVLCASTLITGLAACSKDGPDSTASASAGSAASAPAANGAITVGLSISTLNNPFFVSLRKGAEDEAAKDGVTLITVDAQNDPAKQQASVEDLIEKKVSVILINPTDSSAVANVVKEATAKGIKVVSLDRSVNGADVSSHIASDNKAGGKMAADFLAEKLGGKGNVVELQGIPGSSAANERGAGFDDAIAAKGGVKIATKQPADFDRAKGLSVMENIIQSNKDIQGVFAQNDEMALGAVKALQAAGLKNVQVVGFDATSDAITAVKGGQMLATVQQQPELIGQYGVQTAKKLVDGQSVDKFIPVPLNLYKQ; encoded by the coding sequence ATGCAGAAAACCGTTTCGCCGCGCTTCTCGAAGCTGTTCGCCGTGCTCTGCGCAAGCACGCTGATCACCGGTCTCGCCGCCTGCTCGAAGGACGGTCCCGATTCGACGGCCAGCGCATCAGCTGGCAGCGCGGCTTCGGCGCCGGCTGCGAATGGCGCGATCACGGTCGGCCTGTCGATTTCGACGCTGAACAATCCGTTCTTCGTGTCGCTGCGCAAGGGTGCCGAAGACGAGGCTGCCAAAGACGGCGTGACGCTGATCACTGTCGATGCGCAGAACGATCCGGCGAAGCAGCAGGCGAGTGTCGAAGACCTGATCGAGAAGAAGGTTAGCGTTATCCTGATCAACCCGACGGATTCGTCGGCGGTGGCGAACGTCGTCAAGGAAGCCACGGCCAAGGGCATCAAGGTGGTGTCACTCGACCGCAGCGTGAACGGCGCGGACGTCAGCTCGCACATCGCGTCGGACAATAAGGCAGGCGGCAAGATGGCCGCGGATTTCCTTGCCGAGAAGCTGGGCGGCAAGGGCAATGTGGTCGAGCTGCAGGGCATTCCCGGCTCGTCGGCTGCGAACGAGCGCGGCGCGGGCTTCGACGACGCAATCGCCGCGAAGGGCGGCGTGAAGATCGCGACGAAGCAGCCGGCCGACTTCGACCGCGCGAAGGGCCTGTCGGTGATGGAGAACATCATCCAGAGCAACAAGGACATTCAGGGCGTGTTCGCCCAGAACGACGAGATGGCGCTCGGCGCCGTCAAGGCGTTGCAGGCGGCTGGCCTGAAGAACGTGCAGGTCGTCGGCTTCGACGCGACGAGCGACGCGATCACCGCCGTGAAGGGTGGCCAGATGCTCGCGACGGTGCAGCAGCAGCCGGAACTGATCGGCCAGTACGGCGTGCAGACGGCGAAGAAGCTCGTCGATGGTCAGAGCGTCGACAAGTTCATTCCCGTGCCGCTGAACCTCTACAAGCAGTAA
- a CDS encoding substrate-binding domain-containing protein — protein sequence MTQFERLTIDDIARLAKVSRTTASMVLNGYAERYRISAATVERVLQVAKDHHFTPSQSARALRSRRSNTIGLVIPDLTNSAHAALAQAMEWQCRERYQYQLVLVTSDENPVRETEGIAHLVSHQVDGLIVVPCTAEAKRYEKWTKRLPLVFADRRVEASAIPFVVTDAVETVAKLVGECIERGAREVVYLGGQPELSASRDRLAGYRQALRAHGVEEQPQWVFERDYQRESGYALMKSWFATHRRYPEALFAGSITLLEGVLQFMNDAHQLAQAPGQMMTFDDHNLLDCLPFKIDAIVQDSVQLAEHSLRCVFALLEGEREPESRLVPARIHYRRACA from the coding sequence GTGACCCAGTTCGAGCGTCTCACCATCGACGACATCGCCCGCCTCGCGAAGGTGTCCCGCACGACGGCGAGCATGGTGCTGAACGGTTATGCCGAGCGCTACCGCATTTCGGCTGCGACCGTCGAACGCGTATTGCAGGTGGCGAAGGACCACCACTTCACGCCGTCGCAATCGGCACGTGCGCTGCGCTCGCGACGCAGCAATACCATCGGCCTCGTGATTCCCGATTTGACCAACTCCGCACACGCGGCGCTGGCGCAGGCGATGGAGTGGCAATGCCGCGAGCGCTATCAATATCAGCTGGTGCTCGTTACGAGCGATGAAAACCCGGTACGCGAGACGGAAGGCATCGCGCATCTCGTGTCGCATCAGGTCGATGGCCTGATCGTGGTGCCGTGCACAGCCGAAGCGAAGCGGTACGAGAAGTGGACGAAGCGGTTGCCGCTCGTGTTTGCGGATCGGCGTGTCGAAGCAAGCGCGATACCGTTCGTCGTGACGGATGCCGTCGAAACGGTCGCGAAGCTGGTTGGCGAGTGCATCGAACGCGGCGCGCGCGAAGTCGTCTATCTCGGCGGTCAGCCTGAACTGTCCGCGAGCCGCGATCGTCTGGCGGGCTATCGGCAGGCGTTGCGCGCGCATGGGGTCGAGGAACAGCCGCAGTGGGTGTTCGAGCGCGACTATCAGCGCGAATCGGGCTATGCGCTGATGAAATCGTGGTTCGCCACCCATCGGCGTTATCCGGAGGCCCTGTTTGCAGGGTCGATCACGCTGCTCGAAGGCGTGCTGCAATTCATGAACGACGCGCATCAGCTTGCGCAGGCGCCAGGCCAGATGATGACGTTCGACGATCACAACCTGCTCGACTGTCTGCCGTTCAAGATCGACGCGATCGTTCAGGACAGCGTGCAACTCGCGGAGCACAGCTTGCGGTGCGTGTTCGCCTTGCTCGAAGGCGAGCGCGAACCCGAGTCGCGGCTCGTGCCGGCGCGTATCCACTATCGACGTGCGTGCGCTTGA
- a CDS encoding porin, giving the protein MKIKTISAIAFLAGCGVAHANNSSVTLYGLIDYGVNYQSNAGGGRVFGGSSGIMQGSRWGFRGVEDLGGGLSAIFQLENGFDLGKGSALQGGLLFGRQAYIGLSSDKYGTLSLGRQYDSLVTFVESRMNSANYGGGTTAHPGDLDNLNNSKRVNNSVKYTSPSFGGFTVGGVYGFGGQAGDFARNQIWSVGAGYDYGNFSAGAAFMNVRNPNQSYFTSTPTNVAGANLNNMTASPVYSGYASAHSYQTVAAAGSYKLGPATFGLVYSNVQFKDLGDTSSGSNPLRLTGTARFNTGEFNLTWFWTPALASELVYSYTHGSGAGTIGSSEYNTISLSLDYYLSKRTDVYVISSTQFASGTDSTGHAARAALNALTASSTNRQTFVQLGIRHKF; this is encoded by the coding sequence ATGAAGATCAAGACAATATCGGCAATCGCATTTCTCGCTGGCTGCGGCGTCGCGCACGCGAATAACAGCTCCGTCACGCTTTACGGGCTCATCGACTATGGCGTGAACTATCAGAGCAATGCTGGCGGAGGGCGCGTATTCGGTGGTTCGAGCGGCATCATGCAAGGTTCGCGTTGGGGCTTCAGGGGCGTCGAGGATCTGGGCGGCGGACTATCGGCCATCTTCCAGCTCGAGAACGGCTTCGACCTCGGTAAAGGCTCCGCGCTGCAGGGCGGCCTCCTGTTCGGGCGCCAGGCATATATAGGACTGTCGAGCGACAAATACGGCACGTTGAGCTTGGGACGCCAATACGATTCGCTCGTGACTTTCGTCGAATCCCGCATGAATTCGGCGAACTATGGCGGCGGCACCACCGCGCATCCGGGCGATCTCGACAACCTCAACAACAGCAAGCGCGTGAACAACTCGGTGAAGTATACGAGTCCCAGCTTCGGCGGCTTCACCGTCGGCGGTGTCTACGGCTTTGGCGGACAGGCGGGCGATTTCGCACGCAATCAGATCTGGTCCGTCGGCGCGGGCTACGACTATGGCAATTTCTCGGCAGGGGCGGCCTTCATGAACGTGCGCAACCCGAACCAGTCGTACTTTACGTCGACGCCCACGAACGTCGCGGGCGCCAATCTGAACAATATGACGGCAAGCCCGGTCTACAGCGGCTATGCATCGGCGCACTCCTACCAGACTGTCGCCGCCGCTGGCAGCTACAAGCTCGGTCCGGCGACCTTCGGTCTCGTGTACAGCAACGTGCAATTCAAGGATCTCGGCGATACATCGTCTGGCTCGAATCCGCTCAGACTCACGGGCACTGCCCGATTCAATACGGGCGAATTCAATCTCACCTGGTTCTGGACGCCGGCTCTGGCAAGCGAACTCGTCTACAGTTACACACACGGCTCTGGAGCAGGCACGATCGGCAGCTCGGAATACAACACGATTTCGTTGTCACTCGACTATTACCTCTCGAAGCGTACGGACGTATATGTCATCAGCAGCACGCAGTTTGCAAGCGGCACGGACTCAACGGGACACGCGGCGCGCGCGGCGCTCAATGCACTGACGGCATCATCAACAAACCGGCAGACTTTCGTTCAACTCGGAATTCGACACAAGTTCTGA
- a CDS encoding cupin domain-containing protein, producing MNSTSDTSTPVDAAIEGVQGILVSMPCTDLPATMQFFITRLAFRLDAIFPADSPRTAILSRDGLKLRLGLDIRDGIKTLDVLCDDPSQLSGDTRELIAPNGVVVRLVHANPPMVLPPTRQQLVLARANDDTHWSVGRAGMRYRDLLPERHGGAFIASHIRILEGGPVPDYVHFHKIRFQTIFCRKGWVRLVYEGQGDPFILEAGDCVLQPPEIRHRVLESSAGAEVIELGSPAEHITMADHDMALPSPVYDPDHDFNGQRFVRHVAKHAVWNAWKSPGFVVTDTGIGAATNGLAGVRVVRPQGDAQEALRVHDTEFCFFFVLEGSLDVVQGDEQWRLSTDDSIAIPGMLPYAFKHCSADLELLEVTLPADVSLS from the coding sequence ATGAACTCCACTTCCGATACTTCCACTCCCGTTGACGCAGCGATCGAAGGCGTGCAAGGCATACTCGTGTCCATGCCCTGCACCGACCTTCCCGCCACGATGCAGTTCTTCATCACGCGCCTGGCCTTCCGGCTCGACGCAATCTTCCCCGCGGACAGCCCACGCACCGCGATCCTTTCCCGCGACGGTTTGAAGCTGCGGCTCGGACTCGACATACGTGACGGCATCAAGACGCTGGACGTCCTTTGCGACGATCCCTCGCAATTGTCCGGCGACACGCGCGAGCTGATCGCGCCGAACGGCGTCGTCGTTCGGCTCGTTCATGCCAATCCACCCATGGTGCTTCCGCCGACGCGCCAGCAGCTCGTGCTCGCACGCGCAAACGACGACACGCATTGGAGCGTCGGACGAGCGGGTATGCGTTACCGCGATCTGCTGCCCGAGCGGCACGGCGGCGCGTTCATCGCGTCGCATATCCGCATTCTCGAAGGCGGTCCTGTACCCGATTACGTGCACTTTCACAAGATCCGCTTTCAGACCATCTTCTGCCGCAAGGGCTGGGTACGTCTCGTCTACGAGGGGCAAGGCGATCCGTTCATTCTCGAAGCGGGTGATTGCGTGCTTCAACCGCCTGAGATCCGTCATCGCGTGCTGGAAAGTTCGGCAGGCGCGGAGGTGATCGAACTCGGTAGTCCGGCCGAGCACATCACGATGGCCGATCACGACATGGCGCTGCCTTCGCCTGTCTATGATCCCGACCACGACTTCAACGGTCAGCGCTTCGTTCGGCATGTCGCAAAACATGCGGTATGGAACGCGTGGAAATCGCCAGGCTTCGTCGTAACGGACACAGGCATCGGCGCGGCGACGAACGGACTTGCGGGCGTGCGGGTGGTTCGTCCGCAAGGCGACGCACAGGAAGCATTGCGTGTGCACGATACGGAGTTCTGCTTCTTCTTCGTGCTCGAGGGAAGTCTCGACGTCGTACAAGGCGACGAGCAATGGCGTCTTTCCACGGATGACAGCATCGCGATCCCGGGCATGCTTCCTTACGCGTTCAAGCATTGCAGCGCGGATCTGGAATTGCTCGAAGTGACCTTGCCCGCCGACGTCTCACTTTCATGA
- a CDS encoding aminotransferase class V-fold PLP-dependent enzyme translates to MNDLTNDFSGWLMYHSVGVYPGHREAMTHALAKFAATWCAPDDTRWDAALAARTQLLSDWAALIGAPTANVFGAQNVTDAFARYLDGLADDVLRNRTVLVAADCFPSLHFLLSGLAQRRGFTLRTVPVRTGESYVRDEDFIEEWTGDVALALVTWVSSLTSKRVNLAAMCEQARRRGSLAALDVTQGIGILPFDLNDTPFDFVCGSTLKWLCGAPGTGLGYIAPHALEAGATPAVRGWFSQEDPFN, encoded by the coding sequence ATGAACGATCTCACCAATGATTTCAGCGGCTGGCTGATGTATCACTCGGTCGGCGTGTATCCCGGCCACCGCGAAGCGATGACGCACGCGCTCGCGAAATTCGCCGCCACCTGGTGCGCGCCCGACGACACGCGCTGGGACGCAGCGCTTGCCGCGCGCACGCAACTGCTCTCGGACTGGGCCGCGCTGATCGGCGCGCCTACCGCGAACGTGTTTGGCGCGCAAAACGTGACCGATGCGTTCGCCCGTTACCTCGACGGCCTCGCCGACGATGTGCTGCGCAATCGGACCGTACTGGTTGCCGCCGATTGCTTCCCGAGCCTGCATTTCCTGCTGTCGGGCCTCGCGCAGCGACGCGGCTTCACGCTGCGCACCGTGCCCGTGCGCACGGGCGAAAGCTACGTGCGCGACGAAGACTTCATCGAGGAATGGACCGGCGATGTCGCGCTGGCCCTCGTCACGTGGGTGTCGTCGCTGACGTCGAAGCGCGTGAATCTTGCCGCGATGTGCGAACAGGCGCGCCGTCGCGGCAGCCTTGCCGCGCTCGATGTGACGCAAGGCATCGGCATCCTGCCGTTCGACCTGAACGACACGCCCTTCGACTTCGTCTGCGGCTCGACGCTCAAATGGCTGTGCGGCGCGCCGGGCACGGGCCTGGGCTATATCGCACCGCATGCGCTCGAAGCGGGCGCGACGCCCGCCGTGCGCGGCTGGTTCAGTCAGGAGGATCCGTTCAACTGA
- a CDS encoding MFS transporter, translated as MNSTVIDDDVRRPDAKPMRRLIVATSIGNALEWFDFAAYGFFAVTLSKLFFPAHDETVSLLMTFGTFGLSYVFRPLGALLLGRYADRSGRKAALLASLALTTIGTLVCSVIPTYAQIGLAAPVGLMAARILISFSTGGEFGSGTALMIEQKSKRKAFLASWQFSSQGLSTVLASFAGLALSTQLSPEQIESWGWRAPFVFGLLVAPVGLYIRRHIDDTLPDSAHSAKRNAPVRELLAHNKGRILLAAGVMAVSTAASYLMILYMPTYAVRQLHLPASTGFAATVVTGAILMIFTPLMGHLADRFGRSRMMVISAVVTLVTIYPCFAWLLSSPSFSVLMAIMVLAGALKAIYFGPLAAVLSSLFPTSVRSTGLGFSYNIGVMVFGGFTPWLVTAMIGATHNPLSPAFYLMACAALSLACVAIYHYRLVKHI; from the coding sequence ATGAATTCGACTGTCATCGACGATGACGTGCGCCGCCCCGACGCGAAACCCATGCGGCGCCTGATCGTCGCGACGAGCATCGGCAACGCGCTCGAATGGTTCGACTTCGCGGCGTATGGATTCTTCGCCGTCACGCTGTCGAAACTGTTTTTTCCCGCGCATGACGAAACCGTCTCCTTGCTGATGACGTTCGGCACCTTTGGCCTCTCTTATGTGTTCCGGCCGCTGGGCGCGCTGTTGCTGGGACGATATGCGGACCGCAGCGGCCGCAAAGCGGCGCTGCTCGCGTCGCTTGCGTTGACGACGATCGGCACGCTCGTCTGCTCGGTCATTCCCACTTATGCGCAGATCGGACTTGCTGCGCCTGTCGGCCTGATGGCGGCGCGCATTCTCATCTCCTTCTCGACGGGCGGCGAATTCGGCAGCGGCACCGCGCTCATGATCGAACAGAAGAGCAAACGCAAGGCGTTTCTCGCGAGCTGGCAATTCTCCAGCCAGGGCCTGAGCACCGTTCTCGCGTCGTTTGCGGGGCTCGCGCTCAGCACGCAGTTGTCGCCGGAACAGATCGAATCGTGGGGATGGCGCGCGCCTTTTGTTTTCGGTCTGCTGGTCGCGCCCGTCGGGCTTTATATCCGCAGGCACATCGACGACACGTTGCCCGATTCCGCCCACAGCGCAAAGCGTAACGCCCCCGTGCGCGAACTCCTCGCACACAACAAGGGCCGCATTCTGCTGGCGGCAGGCGTCATGGCGGTGTCGACAGCCGCGAGCTACCTGATGATCCTCTACATGCCGACGTACGCAGTCAGGCAACTGCACCTGCCGGCATCGACGGGCTTCGCCGCGACGGTCGTAACGGGCGCGATCCTGATGATCTTCACGCCGCTGATGGGCCATCTCGCGGATCGCTTTGGACGCAGCCGCATGATGGTGATCTCGGCCGTCGTGACGCTCGTCACGATCTATCCGTGTTTCGCATGGCTGCTTTCGAGCCCGTCGTTCTCCGTGCTCATGGCGATCATGGTGCTCGCCGGTGCGCTCAAAGCGATCTACTTCGGTCCGCTTGCCGCCGTGCTTTCGTCGCTCTTTCCGACCAGCGTGCGCAGCACGGGTCTGGGATTCAGCTACAACATCGGCGTCATGGTGTTCGGCGGATTCACGCCGTGGCTCGTGACCGCGATGATCGGCGCGACTCACAATCCGCTGTCGCCCGCTTTCTATCTGATGGCGTGCGCGGCGCTGAGCCTCGCATGCGTCGCGATCTATCACTACAGGCTCGTCAAGCACATCTGA